The Acinonyx jubatus isolate Ajub_Pintada_27869175 chromosome B3, VMU_Ajub_asm_v1.0, whole genome shotgun sequence genomic interval GAATCCGGGAGGGGCGTGCCGGCCCCTCCCTGGGCGGAGGCGCAGCCAGGCCTAGAAAACAGCGTCGGGTCGGGCCCCCGGCAGGGGTTAGGTCATGGCTGACGCGTTGAGGGAGCGCACGGCGCAGCTACTGACTGACTACCTGGAGTACTGCGCCCGGGAGCCCGGCAGCCCCGCGCGGACGCCGTCCACGCCCGAGGCCGCGGTGCTGCGCTACCTGGCCGCCCAGATACGGCAGCGCCACCAGCGTTTCTTGTCGGCTTACCGCGGCTACCGCGGAAACCGCGTGGAACTGGTGGCGCGGTTGGAGCAGGATTTACTCTCCAACCCCCAAACCCTCAGTTGGGGCCATGTGGTAGCGCTCTTGACCTTCGCGGGGACGCTGCTGGAGAGACCGCCGGCGGGGACCTACTTGAACCTGACGCCAGGCCAGCAACAGGAGCTGGAGTGGGAGACCAACGTTGGCCAGGACTGCCAGCACCTGGTGGCTTTGCTCTGCAATCGGCTCACCGGACGGCATCGCGCCTGGCTGGAGGCTCACGACGGCTgggtgaggcagggggaggggggggtacctgggttgTGGGGACCGGGCAGGCAGCCAGGGACGCGCCCACGTGGCCGGCACCGAGAGGGACCGCACGGCGTCAGCCTGATGGGTTCCTTTCAGCACGACGAGGACATTTTGTGTAaagtcctgctttctcctctcttgGTGATGACAGATGGGCAGAAACCGCCCTTGCTAGCCGGCTGTCTTATTAGCTAATTATGAAGCAGCGGTGCATGAGCTGGTTTGCACACTTGGGCCTTACCCTTGCAGGGTCCTAGGAGTTTTAGGATGCGCCCACGTTGGGTCTGGATGCTTTGCTCATATAGAGATCCCCA includes:
- the BCL2L10 gene encoding bcl-2-like protein 10, whose translation is MADALRERTAQLLTDYLEYCAREPGSPARTPSTPEAAVLRYLAAQIRQRHQRFLSAYRGYRGNRVELVARLEQDLLSNPQTLSWGHVVALLTFAGTLLERPPAGTYLNLTPGQQQELEWETNVGQDCQHLVALLCNRLTGRHRAWLEAHDGWDGFCLFFSPMLPSSWRRLLVQALLSCFTVMILIYFWRRLL